Genomic DNA from Pseudofrancisella aestuarii:
TTTTCAATATCAACTCCACTATGATATACACAATAGGTTTCTTTTAAGCTTTTTTACCATATTATCATTAACTTTTATCATTAACTTTGGACAGAAATTTATTATTCGTGTCATGAGTTTTCTTGTTTTTCCTTTTATCATTGCCCTACTAATACTCTCATTATGGATGATTCCATATTGGGATATGGGAATACTACGTAATAGTTTTGAGTATAATCATACTTTCTCTGGAGTTTTATTAGCTATATGGATAATTATGCCGATATTAATATTTTCATTTAATCATTCACCTATCATCTCTTCTTTAGCTGTTTATACAAAAAAAAGGTATAAACAAGATGCCGATATAAAAGCATCTAGGATAATAGCTTTTAGTAATATTTTAATGATTATCACAGTAGTTATTTTTGTAATTAGCTCTATGTTGACTCTATCACCTGATGACCTAATGAAAGCAAAAGAAGAAAATATCTCTATCTTATCTTACCTTGCCAGCCATTTTGATAATTACTCTTTAGACTATATAGCTCCATTAGTTGCATTAGTTGCTATGAGTAAATCTTTCTTTGGCCATTATTTAGGTTCAAAAGAAGGTATTGATGGAATAGTTTATAAAATCTCAAAAAATTCAATTAGTCAAAAGACTATAAAACCAATTACTCTATCAATAGTATTTATATCATGCTGGCTTGTAGCTTATTTAAATCCAAATATATTAGATATGATATCTAGTATTGGAGGCCTTGTTTTAGCCATAATTCTATTCATTATGCCTATTTATAGCATCTATAAAATCAAATATCTAAAACAGTATAAAAACCCATTAGGAGATATTTTCATACTCTTTGTTGGTATCGTTGCACTATCATCTGCAATCTATGTTTTACTATAGTTCTCAAAGGTATAAATCCATTATCTTGTTTTAAGCTTGTATCTACCCATAATTACCAATATTATTACTAATGTGTCAGTTAGATTTAATTAAGCAATGGCTATTAATTTATATTCGGAAAATGACTTTCTTAGACAAAACCAAAAGATTTCTCATAAAGAATACTTTTCAAATTTCAGAAGAGATTATGCTCGTGTAGTACATTCATCATCATTTAGAAGGTTACAATCAAAAACTCAAATCTTTCCAAACTTTGAAAGTGACTTCTTTAGAAATCGTCTAACACATTCTTTAGAGGTAGCACAAATTGCTAAGTCTATAGCTGTGCGATTAAATGCTGAGCATAATTTAAACATTGATTATGACTTGATTGAAACAGCTGCTCTTTGTCATGACATCGGCCATCCGCCTTTTGGACATAATGGCGAAGTTGCCCTTAATAAAAAGATGCAAGATTACGGTGGCTTTGAAAGTAATGCCCAAACACTTAGACTAATATCCCATACGGCAAAAAAGGATTTATTAAACAAACAAAATTTTGGTCTTAACTTAACTTATCGTACTCTTGCAGCAACAATAAAATATGACTCACTTATTCCAAGTAATGAGCCTGTAATCAAAGTTACAAAAGGATACTATCAAGAAGAAGCTAGATTAGTAACGGATATAAAACAAAAACTGTTAGAACCACATAATATAGATCCTAAAGAAATAAAGACTTTCAAAACTATCGAATGCTATATTATGGATGTAGCTGATGATATAGCCTATTCAACTTATGATGTTGAAGATGCTTTAAAAGGTGGTTTTGTTGATCCATTATCAATGGCAAGTATTGATAATCAATTAATAGAAAGAATACAAAAAGCTACAGAGTCTAAATTAGCTTTATCAAAAGAAGAAATAAGAGATATTCTAAAAAATATTTTTATTGGATATATGGATTTTGGTAAAGACCCAAGAGAGATATATCAAGATTCAAAAAGGATAGCTAATAACAGTTACCTAAGAACAAAAGTTACTTCAAAACTTGTAAATGATTGTATTTCAAATATAAAAATTGATATTAATCAAAAAGCTCCTTTATTATCTCGCGTGTATCTAAGTGATGAGACTGAGAAACAAGTTGAAGTACTGAAAAAATATATCCTTTTCAAAGTTATAACCTCACCTAAGCTAAATATTCTAAGGTATAGAGGACGTGAAATAATTTCTGAAATTTTTGATATATTAATAACCTCAGAACTTCATTCTAGTCTTCTACCAGATGATATTGGCGCTATTTTCCATGCTGCCGATACAGATCAACAAAAAGCCCGGATCATAAGTGACTATATCTCAAGTATGACAGACAGATACATTATAGAACTCTATAATCAGTTTAAATCTGATCCTTCAGCAATGATTTTTAAACCATTTTCTTAAGATTTTTTATTATAAACTCTATCTAAATAAACTGCTGCTGCACCAAAAACCTGAAAATCTCCATCTGAACTAGACCACTCTAGCTTAAGTTTCTTAGGCGATTGAGTATATGCAAAAGATCTAATTTCTTCCCACATTTCATTTTCAAAATACTCTCTTGCGGATATTATCGATCCAGCTAATATAATTGCCTCTGGATCTATAGTATACATAATGGACTTTATAGCATTACCTAAATGCTTACCAAATTGCTTATATATTTCTATAGCATCTGTATCATTGTTTTTAGCTCTCTTAAAAAGTTCAGCTCCATCAATACCTATTTTCTTTATAAAGAATTGACCACTACAATAATCTTCTAAGATTCCATCTAAATACGGTAACATCCCAAACTCTCCAGAGCCACAGTTAGAGTCTTGTAGTAGCGTACCATTATTAATGATTCCTCCACCAATACCTGTTCCTATAGTGATACCCACAAAGTTTAGATATTCTTTCCCTTTACCATACAACCTTTCGCCTATAGCAAAACAATTTGCATCATTATCTATATAAACAGGGACTTTAAACTCTTCTTCTAAAATCTTTTTTAGATGAACTTCTTTCCAAGATTTTATATTTTGAACATCATATATAGTGCCAGTTTTTCTATCTACTACACTAGGTATTCCTACGCCAATGCCTTCGACATCATCAGAAAAAACATTAGCTATAGTTTCCTTAATAACTTTAATGACTGATTGGGCGTCATATTCACCAGCTGCTGGAATTTTATTTAATGAGGTTTTGAGAAGTGTCGTCCCGATGACTTTTCCCGCATTTATTTTGGTTCCACCAATATCAACACCTATTATTACTTTATTTTGGATTTCAGTTTGCTCAAATATATTCATATTACCTACTTATTAAATAATTCTTTCAACTTCACAGTTTTATTATTTACTAATGGTTTTGCAGTTATCACTACATATAATAGAAATATTATTGTCAAATAGACAAAGCAAATACCTATTCTTAATCCAAATATATCTCCCATACTACCTACAACTAGTGGAACTATTGCCCCACCGATAATCCCTGTACAAAATATTCCTGAGATTGTTCCATGATGAGATTTTAATGAGTTCATACCTAATGAGAAAACTCCTCCATACATGACAGAAGTTAAAAATCCACATATAGGGAAAAATACTAACGCAAAGGTTGCAGATCCAAATAGTGCAAGCCCTAAAGATATCAATTGCAGAGTTAAAAATACTTTGAGGATATTTCTAACATCATATAGCTTCAATAAAACTATACCTAAAATACCTCCAACACATTGCATAATCCAGAATAATGCTACAGTCGTATTACCATATGTTTCCGTATTTAACCCATGATAATCACTTAAAAATTTAGAAATCCAGACACTAATACCTTGCTCTTGGCCAACATATGCAAATATAGCTAAGAAATATATTAAAACTACCTTATTTTTCAAAAGGCTTAATACTGTTGAAAATCCTTCAAGCTTTTCATCATCTTTAAGCTTAACTTCAGGGAATTTTATAAAGCCAATAAATATTACCAATAAAAACATTACTATTGCATTAAACCAATATATAGACACCCAACTAAAATTTGTTCCTATTAGTTTAGTGAAGAATAATAAGAAATAATTACTATCGCCATTATATGGTAGGTTTATAACTAAATATGATAATACGAATGGACTTACAAAAGATGCACTACCAAAGAACACTTGTTGTAATACTGAGAAAAATGAATAATTTTCCTCTCCACCAGCAACTCTTAATAAAGGCCAAAAAGCTACTTGTAATATTGCTGCAGCAGTGCCCACTGTAAATAAACTTATTAAATAAGTCATATAGCTAACTTTAAGACAAAATAATATAGAACCTAAAGAACCTAAAAAGAATGCAAATAGAATCATCTTCTTACTACCATATCTCTCTAGCATATACCCCGCTGGAATAGAAATAATATAAGCTATAAAAAATGCAAAAGGTAAAACCCCTGCTTGGGAAAGTGTTAGATGAAGATCTTGCGTAGCATCAGGGATTATTGGTCCTAGAATATTTGTAACAAATGATACTGCAAAAAAGCCAAGCATCACCACCCATACTATAAGATAATTCTTTTTCATAAGCTCTCTTAATTGTTATATAGCAGCTTTTCTACTAACTACTAAACCAAACATAGATATAACAATTGTAGCAACAATTAACAACATTGGGATAAAAATTGAGCCTGTCATGTTAATTAATAAC
This window encodes:
- a CDS encoding aromatic amino acid transport family protein — protein: MKRNEDFMWSLSLYGTAIGAGVLFLPIQTGISGIVPILVVLVFIFPMVFLSHRALCRFVISNPNTNSDITVVADDYFGKIGGIIFNILYLFAILPILLVYSVGITNTLANFFQYQLHYDIHNRFLLSFFTILSLTFIINFGQKFIIRVMSFLVFPFIIALLILSLWMIPYWDMGILRNSFEYNHTFSGVLLAIWIIMPILIFSFNHSPIISSLAVYTKKRYKQDADIKASRIIAFSNILMIITVVIFVISSMLTLSPDDLMKAKEENISILSYLASHFDNYSLDYIAPLVALVAMSKSFFGHYLGSKEGIDGIVYKISKNSISQKTIKPITLSIVFISCWLVAYLNPNILDMISSIGGLVLAIILFIMPIYSIYKIKYLKQYKNPLGDIFILFVGIVALSSAIYVLL
- the dgt gene encoding dGTP triphosphohydrolase, with protein sequence MAINLYSENDFLRQNQKISHKEYFSNFRRDYARVVHSSSFRRLQSKTQIFPNFESDFFRNRLTHSLEVAQIAKSIAVRLNAEHNLNIDYDLIETAALCHDIGHPPFGHNGEVALNKKMQDYGGFESNAQTLRLISHTAKKDLLNKQNFGLNLTYRTLAATIKYDSLIPSNEPVIKVTKGYYQEEARLVTDIKQKLLEPHNIDPKEIKTFKTIECYIMDVADDIAYSTYDVEDALKGGFVDPLSMASIDNQLIERIQKATESKLALSKEEIRDILKNIFIGYMDFGKDPREIYQDSKRIANNSYLRTKVTSKLVNDCISNIKIDINQKAPLLSRVYLSDETEKQVEVLKKYILFKVITSPKLNILRYRGREIISEIFDILITSELHSSLLPDDIGAIFHAADTDQQKARIISDYISSMTDRYIIELYNQFKSDPSAMIFKPFS
- a CDS encoding ROK family protein — protein: MNIFEQTEIQNKVIIGVDIGGTKINAGKVIGTTLLKTSLNKIPAAGEYDAQSVIKVIKETIANVFSDDVEGIGVGIPSVVDRKTGTIYDVQNIKSWKEVHLKKILEEEFKVPVYIDNDANCFAIGERLYGKGKEYLNFVGITIGTGIGGGIINNGTLLQDSNCGSGEFGMLPYLDGILEDYCSGQFFIKKIGIDGAELFKRAKNNDTDAIEIYKQFGKHLGNAIKSIMYTIDPEAIILAGSIISAREYFENEMWEEIRSFAYTQSPKKLKLEWSSSDGDFQVFGAAAVYLDRVYNKKS
- a CDS encoding sugar MFS transporter, translating into MKKNYLIVWVVMLGFFAVSFVTNILGPIIPDATQDLHLTLSQAGVLPFAFFIAYIISIPAGYMLERYGSKKMILFAFFLGSLGSILFCLKVSYMTYLISLFTVGTAAAILQVAFWPLLRVAGGEENYSFFSVLQQVFFGSASFVSPFVLSYLVINLPYNGDSNYFLLFFTKLIGTNFSWVSIYWFNAIVMFLLVIFIGFIKFPEVKLKDDEKLEGFSTVLSLLKNKVVLIYFLAIFAYVGQEQGISVWISKFLSDYHGLNTETYGNTTVALFWIMQCVGGILGIVLLKLYDVRNILKVFLTLQLISLGLALFGSATFALVFFPICGFLTSVMYGGVFSLGMNSLKSHHGTISGIFCTGIIGGAIVPLVVGSMGDIFGLRIGICFVYLTIIFLLYVVITAKPLVNNKTVKLKELFNK